The genomic DNA ttaattactactcttattttattatgttatgctaactttgttttgcagggtaaatatattttctattccTTGGACTAACCCTTTTTGCAGGGAAGAAACTGTTGAAGAAAAAGGGAGTCCAGgtgtccggaagggatccgggcgcccggaccagcttgCCCAGGCCGGTGCCGCGGGCATCCAggcggtctgggcgcccggagtcggtccaggcgcccggactcgaAAACTAATCCAAAAGCTTAAGTGGAGCGCATCGACTGACCGAGCCACGTCGGTTGGCGTGGTCCAGATGTCCGGAGGGGTTTCAAGCGCCCAGAATgggctatttaaaggccttcgaccagggGCTTCACAACACAAACTGCTACAACTTTCATTCCCGTGCGTTGCTTCAAAAAGGCTCTGACGACACTACAACGCTCTACCGACAACCGGACTTCAACTTTACTTagttttctttgttgtcggtaatttTCATATATAGTTCATGCACTTATTTGTAACcattcgaactattagtggatttttCAACAAAAGCATTCGACGAGTGCGAGCTTTGGAgtagagtcgtcgaaggctctgaatCAAATAAAAAACCACTTGTGTTAGCATTTGGTTTGTCCTCTTCCTTCTTTTATTATTCCATTGCGTAACTTCTTTTTGTATTTATGGTCCTACACTTTTAAGTAACCGGACATGTTATCTTTCCAGTCCAAGAGTAAAGTTTGCTCGGGTTAAGGATAGGTTGGCTCCCTTTCGTCCAACCTGTAATTCGACTGGGCTGAGAAGAGAGCCTTAGTGCTGAGTTACGAAGTCAATTGGGGAATGTTCTCTTCCCTTAACTTTAACCGCTATGTCACTTTGATTTTGACCGTTACGTCACCTTTATTTTGACCATCACGATATGTTCTAGGTCAGCTCATTATAACCCATAATGTTTTTATGCAGTAAAGCTAATTTTGAGTTGATGATGAAGAGTGTAGAGTTCATTTATGACTTGTTTGGTTTATAGATTGGAATTGATAGTGAATAGAATTGTCAGTCTTACAGAGTAGAATTAATAAGAAGTAAACTAAAATTGCATTCCATTGTTTGTTTCATGAAATGAAAGGGAGATTATTTCCATTTGTATATTTGGTTTTAGAAATGTGACAAGTAATAGGCATAGAATAAATATCTATAGTCAAACTATGCTTCCAAGTGATGTCAGTCTTATTCATCTTGCTGGTTCTttagaaaatgaaactgaataggAGCAGATGCTCCTTGAAACTGCATTAACATTCAATTAAAATGATGATTAATGCTGTTTAGACTGGGGGGTAGATATTGTTCATAATCCCTGAACTTTCAAGATATTTTTTGCTGTTCTATTGTCCTCTGACCAATTAATTTGACCTCTCTGTCAAGGTCAAATTCATGGGGATTGCTtgctttttcttccttcttccttctagtCTCAAGTCCCAGGTCTTATataaattttactattttattccaCCTCCCAATACACAGATGATGGTTATTAAGCATAATTGGATACTTAAACCAGACTTAAACAGACCTGCTTGGATATCTGATTACCTAGTCTGCCATCCCTAACCGTCTGATTCAGTTTAAACAGCATTAGAATCAGAATCATCACTCTATTCTTGGTAAATCTTTTCCCTCCAATCAGTCAGCAAGTGAATCCGAGTAACTTAAAATAGTTAATTTGGCTATCAAAACAATCCCAGGTCAAGTTGATGGATCATCATTCATCAATGCATCATGCCACTGTCCTCTATTGCTGTTCCTGATAACTTTGATATGCTTTTACATTTTAAATATAGCTACATACTTGGATAATCTTCTCACCTATGCTAGAAGGCATTTCAATGTGTTTAAACACTCCTACGTTGATAAATTATTTCATGTCGATATGAtatattcatctaattttatagttAAATTCTTACAATTAGCCTATGCCCTTTTTGTGCGAAACTAAATTGAAGACGACAACAAGTTTTCAATTTACAAGTTATGCTTCTGGTGAAAAGGAGTTGACTAATTACGTTACCATTTGCTCTTTCACTCAGACACTACTAACTTATATTTGAAGGGATTCAATTCCTTTTCGATCATTCCACGAAATTGATAGCTTCTCTTTGCACTCAAATTATTTGCCTGCTTTGCGTGATTGAATGCAACCTTTTTGGCTTCTTTCATCAGAGAAAATTATTTAAAGAGTTGGAGATCGATAGAGACACTTTGATTAAGAAATCCAATTGACGCTCCGCCTCTCtgttttttattttcagtgtgcggaggagaagaagagatgggGATTAAGAAGCTGGAGTTTTTACTGGGAAGACGACGTCTTTCGAAGCTGAAACCCATCTTGGCCCTCGCCCTAGCACGCCTCTCCGTCCTCCGCAGCCACCACCAGCTCCGGACTGGCCAGGCGCGCGACCAGGTCGCCCACCTCCTCCAACTCGGCCACCTCGACCGCGCCCTCCTACGGGCGGAGCAAGTGATCAAGGAGCAGAGCACGGTGGAGGCGTTCGAAATCCTGAGTCACTACTGCCATCTCCTGACGGAGAGGATCGGCTTGCTCCAAGAACACAAGTGAGACAAATCCTCTGTTCTGCTTTTCTTTTTTCCCCTCAATTAATTTTGTCCAAGAGTAGCAGTGTTTGAATTTCCGATGGGTAACTGGAAGCAGAGAGTGCCCGGAAGAGCTGCGGGAGGCCACGTCGAGCTTAATCTTCGCCTCGTCGAGGTGCGCGGTGGAGCTGCCGGAGCTCGCCAAGGTCCGCGCCATCTTCTCCAATAAATATGGGAAGGAGTTCGCGTCCGCCGCCGTCGAGTTAAGGAACCGATGCCGAGTAAATCCTGAGGTACCAATAAATGCCGTGGTAATGCTTgataatatctttaaaattttaattaaattatctattttattaaatttaaataattatcttTTAATTAGATACCACATCAGCTATTCTATTTTTTCTTCCTTATATGAAATATCTATTTTTCATTACATAatctattttctttattttttctcccttccaatttaaataatattttaatatttaaaaaataaatttcatttattaaatttagaaaaatattatttataaaatctaaatttagcGAATGGTAATTAGTGCAAagctttttttatataaaatataaatttaagataaattctgTATTCAGAGATATGGATATTCTTAGTTGTACAtttgtttgtgtgtgattgagTAAACTTGAGGCGCCCATAAGTAATCCGGACATCTTCGGGGCGTCTCGGGTTCACTCAATCGCTCACGGAGTCGAGCACGAACGAGTATATAGAATCAGGGGTCCGAACATATGAGGGGGGTGAAGGAGTATGTATCGAACGGGTATATAGGATATCCaaaccttttatatatatatatatatatatatgattttattaaaatatgaATATCACATATGGTTGAGAAGATGACTGAGGAGATGGTGGTAGTTGGCCATTGTCTGGTTTAATAAGAGTTAGTAGAGACAATGGTACACATTGACAACAAATTATAATTATTGATCCATGCGAGAGGGATTAACAGGATAGCGAcgtactttttttttttcaaatagaaaTTCCGACTTAAATCAATGGTTGAGAATTGGTTGTTCAATAGTTTGTAATTGGTCGTTTGACAGTTCAGAATCATTTCAAGAATGTCGATTTTAATTTTAACCTTTCAAACCAGTTAGTCATTATGAtagttaaaaattattattattttattttaaaaaatcttttaaaaattctaaatttatacaaatataaaatataaaaaaattaattcttatttaagttgtctatttattcatttatattATAAGGGAATTAAAATTACCTAGTTCATtaattattttgatattaaaatcttctatttcaaatttttattcttttttttataaCTTTCGTTTAATCTTCGTATTTGAGCTTTTAAAAAAATCGAAAGTCTCGGGTCTATATGTAAATGTCAAGAACAACCATGTTACGATATGAATGACAAAGTTAACGGATGccaaattttgattaaaaaaaattaaaaaaaaaaaagtaaaagaaaagtgtgaATAATGTATTTGATTAATCTTTTACTCGATGCAAACAGAATTTTGAAGTGTCTTCTGCAGGTGATCCAGAAGCTATCGACGAGGTCGCCGAGCTTGGAAGTGAGGCAGAGGACGACGAAGGAGATCGCCGCGGAGAGAGGAATCGATTTGGAATTCGTCGAGGCTTCTGATCCTGCTGAGGCTTTAGAGGTAAAGTTGTTTGACGAAGGTGCCATGGAGAAGCAGCCGGAGACGATGCACGTCAGGCGAGAGGAAGCCAATTCCGATGAGATTTTGAGTGTCGTCGAGTATGAAGACGTAGTCACTGCAGCAAAGGATGCTTATGAGGCTGCGGCCTTTGCGGCGGCGGCTGCAAGGGTTGCCGTCAAGCTCTGCCGGTCTCAATCTGAAGCAAACGCCTCGTATCGGCCGGAGGAGATTTAGCAACACTCAATTGGCTTCCAGAGTCATGAACTCATGATGGGCGTTGGTTTgtattttataattgttatttgagttgttgtaaaaaaaaaacaaaacaaaaaacagtTGTTGTTTCATTTGTATTATTTTGATCTTGTCTCAAACCTGTGAAAACAGAACTGTGGGTGTGATATAGTTGGAATGTTGATCAAGTAGTTGTTGGATATAAATAATTTGTTGTCGGAGATTTTAAGGATTTaactgaatttaaaattatacagaatttaaattcaatttacagTTGAGTTGACCTGAGCTGatgatctcaggctgccagcaggggttgATTTTTATCAAAGTTCTAACCTCAGAGTGACTGAGCGAGCAGAGCGTCCGAGCAGTGAGGTCGGTCGGATGAGGCAGACAGCCAGAGCAAGAGTGGCCGGTCGGACGAGGCAGACTGGCCGAGCAGTGCAGACAGGCCGGGCTCTCAGAGAGGCCGGCCGGGTCGAGCAGACAAGCTGGTCGAAGTAGACAGGTCAGCCGGGTTGAGCAGACAGGTCAGGcgtataggatcgaaaagaatttagatatctccaaaattgcatgatattgtccactttgggcctaaaccctcatgattttgctcttgggctctacccaaaaggcctcatgccaaaggagatatctttttctcttataaacccatgatctttcccatgcgtttccaatatgagactatatttgcaactttgcaaccccaacaatctctccctcaaacaaaggaccataggcttcccacgtccgatccttgacccaccaggtcttcctacctctcggtccacccgacctactagaacttcctgtctggtgtctggtcctcttgatccgaacataggagcccccactttctttgttcgaggttaatattgtacacacatggctcaatcagaccatagcttttgtgcacagtcggcggttaaaccttttggaagtccgggctctaataccaattgttggatcgagacgcgctagaggggggggatgaatagcgctcgcggctttcaCACTTTTCGAATTCGTACGAGTAAAAACaaatgcagcggaattaaagaacaagcagatgaacacagtggatttacttcattcggagcctgtgacgactcctactcgaaggcccgcgattcttgatcgctttccgtgggcaacaactataagcacgagaattattacaatctacgtacaaattaaaacagtaattaaaaatatcgacaacacttagagaatatgaattctggagctcagggtcgtcggaaagtagttgcagcacttcgggaaccTTTCGTTAGCAGCTAATCGCGTATAGGGATCGCTTGGAATTCTTGtgatgagctgctggtcgagatcccttataaagggtgttcaaggcgccttctactgttcaccaagacgccttgaatgagccgagtcagccgcggagataagtgctgaactggtcgaaccttatcaggttcaaggcgcctccagcctctccaaggcgccttcatcaagctgtccaaggcgccttggcttccttcaaggcgcctccaagcttgcttcgcagccagcttaggttttgcacccgaggcgcctccatggagcttggaggtgcctccatggagcttggaggcacctcggacactgttcatctgaggttaatctttgcactttgtgtaacgacccaccttctactgctaggctgcaaggcggaccgctacagtttctttgctaactacagctaaattactaatgcggaaaactgggctgaataaaaaattttactaaactattgtagttgcctctgttaactctgtgagagtgagatttcatgtcccactaccttctagatattcatagctaggctgaggaggcaaaattggagctttggatcggtccgtggaacgatcccttgacccccacgcgaacactggctggatcggtctggggaccgatccagagaagatctgatcggtcggcgaccgatcatgctggatcggtcgaccgatccagaagatCTCGGTTCGCTTACTGATCGGCCCATggacagaccgatcagtaagctctggatcggcctaccgaccgatccaagcaCCAgaatatcctgatcggtccgtggatcggtcggtgaccgatccagaggatacAGAGCATATCAGATTACCGGATCGgccgatcgaccgatccagcagccagaccgatcggtccgagaccgatcgagtcGATTCACCCGGAAGTTCGATTTCAAGACTttgcgtgccaaaacctcacatgacttctaaatcaattgaagctacttctaacatgcattaacaagcattcccataatgactactaacaatctaactcattctttcatagtttagtacgttccaaaactaaaggtgcataaagatgaaagtattaaaccataaactgtaaagtgctaaggtaaacatgctaaagagtctaatgttcatcctgctaagtcccctaaggacctttgattccagttccacacacacacaccatcttcgcattgtcctccagcctccgctgctagtccattttccttttacttgtatctgcagtataaggaaaatagtatctgtaagctaaaaagcttagtaagaaaccatctacctcactaaatcatgcatacgatgcaaatatgcttttaaaacatgcttaagctgaacatagagctaacatggaaaattacactgaagcataatactgagctaagctaaactaaactgaagctgcaatcaaactcaactggtataactgatttttcttgagttttgaaaactaatacatagtaagtgaaaatactaaacatgctgctgtagggccctggcaactgtacttgctatgcgcgcatccctaactagacccgggtttgcaagtcccgaatttagtagggttaactaggttatctaaacctagctaggttatctaaacctagggaccgactatgggagcccagcccaatggatatctaatccagtacagtgccaactgaaagtaaaatactgaagtagctaatactgttttgctgaaactaggttatctgaacctagaactaggttatctgcacctagaggcgactatgggagcccacccattggatatctaatccatataagctgtaacaaactgagtatactgaatagatacttctaatgtatttaactgagctgttaaagatgcctagggtgcatttttactaaactagctattttatcgaacacctagcgtgccctaactctcctctctattagggagaccacctctaggcacccgacaacatctaacctcctatctgaagagggaagacatgcccggcccatctaaaggtgttcaactaagaccctaatctgaaaagagagttaaatacaccctagatatcgataaaaaaaatctgcatacatcctaactaaagcataaaaactcaaacggaagctattataccgcaggtgaggggtttcttacctcctaatcgtaatttcttacgattctattcgctaaaactccggtggagatggtcctctcgacacgtcttcgcgttcctctcgcggagaagaacccttttcgtgttggagtcgtcgccggaaagtgatccgagagcccttggggcttgggcgtcgagagaggaggaggaagaggtgtgggcggcggtgctggtttttgggagagggataggtcacggtgagggtTTATGAGGAgatggctgccgaaccaaattaacccaaacccaacttaagtttcctatttatacttagtgataagttccgcccaaatcccacttaactaggattgttccccttttctttcagcacagccctgctgtgtccactggttactagccttgtccactaaaccataggtctcgggttcaatccctgcctaggccgttttacgcttatatttatttttgctacttccgctactcggaaaattccggaaaaatatctaaaaattccagaaaaatatctaaaaattccagaaaaatcgtagaataattctaatgcaagtttgagaattttcgggcgttacaatcccccataccttataaaaagttcgtcctcgaacttagaacaattctgggtacttctgtctcatgctggcttctgtctcccaagttgcctcttctgctgtgtgattgtgccaaataactttgactaatggtacttccttgttccgcaatttcttaactgctcggtctattatctgaataggccgactatcatagctgaggtcttcgcggatctgtaccgactggggctcaatcacctgggtggcatctggggtatgcttcttcagcatagagacatgaaatacattgtgaacagctgacatctcctaaggtagctctagctcataggctaccttgcccactcttcgactgataaggtatggtcccacatacctgggacttagcttgcccttcttcccaaaacgcattactcccctcatgggagctactctgaggaacactgaatccccaactgaaaactctaagggtctgcgccgcgtatcggtctgtgctgtctctatcctctggcggatctgctgtatagttgctgtggtatctgctactagatctgtctgaagctctagttccttctgttcaccactctcataccagcagattggagatctacacctccgcccatagagagcctcgtaaggtgccatgccgatagtggcctgatagctgttgttgtatgcaaactctgctaaactcagatatttgcaccaacttcccttaaagtctagggcacaagctcggagcatatcttcgagtacttgatttactcgctccgtctgtccatctgtctgaggatggaatgctgtgctgaactttagctttgtacccaatgctgactgtacacactcccagaagtgtgatgtgaatctgctgtctctgtctgaaatgatggttcgtgggactccatgtagtctgacgatctcctggagatacaactgagctagcttctccatggagtaggatatcttgatagctaaaaagtgggctgatttggtcaacctgtcgactattacccagatggcatcgaaaccattcgtggttctgggcagtcccactataaaatccatagagatatcctcccacttccattctggaatctgtataggctgcaagactcctcctggtcgctgatgttccgccttgaccctctgacaggtgaggcagacgctaacatatctggcgatgtctcgcttcatcccgggccaccaaaaacgtttcttcaggtcttgatacattttggtggagcctggatgcatcgcatagggagtcctgtgagcctcatctaaaatctgtctctgtagctcctcccgatctggaacacagagtctatcaccaaaatacaacaccccgctatcggacactctgaattctctactttctgattctgttagcccttgcttgattctgGGTCCTGGTCCTGAGCCgagtgaatatcaccaagcaaggtagactctaaggtcatagtagagagctgtccgacgatgagttcgagaccaaaaccGCGATCTCCtactgtaggggtggtgacatggtgctagagataataaggtagcggattttctgctaagtgcatccgctaccctattggctttcccctgggtggtagaggatgtctatgtcataatctttgactagctctagccactgtcgcatattcagatccttcgagtgaagaagtacttgactctgatgatctattacacctgcaccgagctccatacaagtaatgtctccaaattttgagagcgaacactatctgcaagctcaagatcatgagtagggtagttcttctcataatccttgagttgtcggaggcataggcgattaccttgccatcttgcatcaagaccgctcctaatcccaatttagaggcgtcactatatatatcgaacCTGTCTgtagtcagaataggtgcactagtcaatctcctcttgagttcactgcagtcctccgtccaccgaaatttcttgttcttcctggtgagctgtcagtggggaggctatcctggagaagtcctctacaaactttctataatatcctgctaatcccaaagctcctgatctcgctggcgttgcTAGGTCTCCTCAAGTTACTTAcgcttctatcttgttgggatctaccataataccatcctttgagattacgtgacccaggacacctgatttagccaaaactcacatttcgtgaacttggcgtatagttggttctgaagggtctacaatactagtttcaggtgctctgttcttcctgagtttctgagtagataagaatgtcatcgataaacgcaataacaaacttatctaaatactcctgaataccctgttcatgagatccatgaatgtagtggagcatttgtcacgccaaaggcatgactacgaactcgtaatgtccgtatctggtccaatgctgtctttggtatatcaccctccttgactctgacttggtgatatcctgatccgaggtcaattttgagaacactgctgctccctttaattggtcgaacaggtcatctattcgggaagaggatcgtgacctgattcagtgctctgtagtctatacatagccgcatgcttccatccttcttcttcacgaatagcacaggcgctccctatggtgagtgactagggcgtatgaagcccttgtcaagtagctcctgtagctgctcatgaagttccttcagttctgctggagccatgcggtagggcgctttggatataggattggtgccgggaaagagctctatctcaaattcaatctccctgattggtgctaggcctggtaactcttcagggaagactgctgggtagtcacatacaactcggacctctgttagctgttggtcctcgtcatggctggtattgactacatgtgctaggtaccccgtacatcccgaatccatcaacttctgtgccttcatagctaagagaaattttctggcttttctctttggttctccgatgtactcgaactatgcttctgcttcgggttggaatacgactttctgtttacgacactctatggaagcaccgtatttaatcagaaagtccatcccaaggatgacgtcgtagtcagtcatttccagcaggatcagatcacagaagagttccctgtctgctataatgacttgcactgctctgagccagtgcgtggatgccatgacctctcctgaaggtagtgccgtcagaaactgaccactgagtacctctgggggtatttctaatttctcggagaacaccctggctatataggaatgggttgccccagtatcaaatagaacagtagcactatactgaaagatgctaatctgacctgtgacgactgtcgaggcatttgctacgtcctctctggtgagtgagtagatcctcgcgttcgccatagctggaggggcttctaatctgccctggctgataaggggACCTTCTAGAGCagactgcatctgatataactgcgctggctggcctgcatgctgaatctgctgtggctgaggaagaccagtcttgttcgggcactgcttggccatgtgcccttcttgtccacattcaaagcatcctcgcgtGCCCTTGCGGCAAaccccagggtggaatttcccacaagtagcacactttggataactggatCGCTTGCTAGAtgatcctccttttgagtcactccctgatttgcgcttgctgttggagttccccttccagttagagctgtgaccttgctgtttttgagtgtgagagcttccttggcctttggactctgaggagacctgcttc from Zingiber officinale cultivar Zhangliang chromosome 4A, Zo_v1.1, whole genome shotgun sequence includes the following:
- the LOC121971665 gene encoding IST1-like protein isoform X1, yielding MGIKKLEFLLGRRRLSKLKPILALALARLSVLRSHHQLRTGQARDQVAHLLQLGHLDRALLRAEQVIKEQSTVEAFEILSHYCHLLTERIGLLQEHKECPEELREATSSLIFASSRCAVELPELAKVRAIFSNKYGKEFASAAVELRNRCRVNPEVPINAVVIQKLSTRSPSLEVRQRTTKEIAAERGIDLEFVEASDPAEALEVKLFDEGAMEKQPETMHVRREEANSDEILSVVEYEDVVTAAKDAYEAAAFAAAAARVAVKLCRSQSEANASYRPEEI
- the LOC121971665 gene encoding IST1-like protein isoform X2, with the protein product MGIKKLEFLLGRRRLSKLKPILALALARLSVLRSHHQLRTGQARDQVAHLLQLGHLDRALLRAEQVIKEQSTVEAFEILSHYCHLLTERIGLLQEHKECPEELREATSSLIFASSRCAVELPELAKVRAIFSNKYGKEFASAAVELRNRCRVNPEVIQKLSTRSPSLEVRQRTTKEIAAERGIDLEFVEASDPAEALEVKLFDEGAMEKQPETMHVRREEANSDEILSVVEYEDVVTAAKDAYEAAAFAAAAARVAVKLCRSQSEANASYRPEEI